Proteins co-encoded in one Abyssibacter profundi genomic window:
- a CDS encoding HPr kinase/phosphorylase, whose translation MTTRHGVLVAMSGSGVLLTGDSGTGKSELALQLVRRGHALVADDAPELSIESGRLIGRSSRALAGKLQLRGVGVVNLEALHGPDALQPRSTVDLIIQLSRRAEADARPLSGSQPGRTTLLGIPLPCWTVPVDRAPASPELIELAVALVTRNAGATSAWN comes from the coding sequence TTGACGACCCGCCACGGCGTTCTGGTGGCCATGTCCGGGTCCGGCGTCTTGCTCACGGGTGACAGCGGCACCGGCAAGAGCGAACTGGCCCTGCAACTGGTGCGACGAGGCCATGCACTGGTTGCAGACGATGCCCCCGAGCTCAGCATCGAGTCCGGCCGGCTGATCGGGCGTTCTTCCCGTGCGCTCGCAGGCAAGCTGCAGCTGCGAGGCGTCGGCGTGGTCAATCTCGAAGCGCTGCACGGCCCCGACGCCCTGCAGCCCCGTAGCACGGTCGATCTCATCATTCAGTTGAGTCGACGGGCCGAAGCCGACGCCAGGCCGCTGTCAGGCTCACAACCCGGACGGACGACCCTGCTCGGCATCCCGCTGCCGTGCTGGACAGTCCCTGTGGACCGCGCGCCGGCCTCACCCGAGTTGATTGAACTGGCCGTGGCACTCGTCACCCGAAACGCCGGAGCGACCAGCGCATGGAATTGA